A region of Cryomorphaceae bacterium DNA encodes the following proteins:
- the polA gene encoding DNA polymerase I: MSDKKKLYLIDAYALIFRAYYAFIRAPRINSKGMNTSAVFGFTNALVDVLKNHEPTHIAVAFDPPGGSFRVEDYAEYKANRDETPEDIKRAVPYIKAIVEGFNIPVFEVAGFEADDVIGTLAHKAAADNFEVYMVTPDKDFAQLVTDKVKIHRPAKNGGSVEIWGVDEVKEKFEVEDPLQVIDILGMWGDAVDNIPGIPGVGEKTAKKFIAQYKSIEGLLEHANELKGKMKEKVIENAEQALLSKQLATIRLDVPVTFEPQSLEVEEPNKEKLQEIFTELEFRTLSERLLGEKIPVTGGRGTQMDLFAQPAENSGEPPAASTQNEGYELLDTAEKRARLVKKLLSSEAFCFDTETTDIDAHEAELVGVAFSTKAGTGHYVPIPDNPKAAKRILEDFTEVFTHPNITKIAHNLKYDLTVLKWYGVEIEGPVFDTMLAHYLLEPDMRHGMDMLAETYLNYRPTSIETLIGKKGKNQKSMRDVPVELVKDYAAEDADITFRLYKLFAPQLEETGTWKLFNNIEMPLVKVLGAMEAAGVAIDISQLKVYSQELTRDIVQFEKRIKELAGTDFNIASPKQLGEILFDHLKLVDKPKKTKTGQYATSEPVLETLRGTHEIIDQILEYRQVVKLKNTYVDTLPELVNPRTGRIHTTFHQAVAATGRLSSQGPNLQNIPVRTERGRKVRQAFVARDKEHVLLAADYSQIELRVIASLSGDKAMIEAFRNDEDIHAATAAKVFGVPLNEVTREQRSNAKTVNFGIIYGVSAFGLSQQSSLSRTEAAEVIESYFKTYPGIKKYMDNRIEFAREHGYVETIMGRRRYLRDINSKNPVVRGQAERNAINTPIQGSAADIIKKAMIDIYREFREENFKSKMVLQVHDELVFDAQRDELNIIKPIIIQKMQEAVKLDVELKVDMGTGNNWLEAH; this comes from the coding sequence ATGTCCGATAAGAAAAAGCTGTACCTCATTGATGCCTATGCCTTGATATTCCGTGCGTATTACGCGTTTATCCGCGCACCCAGAATCAATTCAAAAGGCATGAACACTTCTGCTGTGTTTGGGTTTACCAATGCCCTGGTGGATGTGCTCAAAAACCACGAACCAACCCACATTGCCGTGGCGTTTGACCCGCCCGGGGGTAGTTTTAGGGTAGAAGATTACGCCGAATACAAGGCCAACCGCGACGAAACCCCCGAGGATATTAAACGGGCAGTGCCTTATATTAAGGCCATTGTTGAGGGGTTTAACATACCGGTGTTTGAGGTGGCAGGCTTTGAAGCAGATGATGTAATTGGTACCCTTGCCCACAAGGCCGCAGCAGACAATTTTGAGGTATACATGGTAACGCCCGACAAGGATTTTGCGCAGCTGGTCACCGATAAAGTGAAGATTCACCGACCGGCCAAAAACGGAGGTAGCGTAGAGATATGGGGCGTGGATGAAGTAAAGGAGAAGTTTGAGGTTGAAGACCCGCTTCAGGTTATTGATATTCTGGGTATGTGGGGTGATGCCGTCGATAACATTCCTGGCATTCCCGGTGTGGGCGAAAAAACCGCTAAAAAATTCATAGCGCAGTACAAAAGCATTGAGGGTTTGCTGGAGCACGCCAACGAGCTGAAGGGAAAAATGAAGGAGAAAGTGATAGAGAATGCCGAGCAGGCATTGTTGTCGAAACAGTTGGCCACCATTCGGCTGGATGTGCCTGTAACCTTCGAGCCGCAATCGCTCGAAGTGGAAGAGCCAAATAAAGAGAAACTACAGGAAATTTTTACCGAGCTCGAGTTTCGGACGCTGAGTGAGCGTTTACTGGGTGAGAAAATTCCTGTTACAGGGGGCAGAGGAACCCAGATGGATCTCTTTGCTCAACCTGCTGAAAACTCCGGCGAACCTCCTGCTGCATCAACCCAGAATGAAGGCTATGAACTGTTAGATACCGCTGAAAAGCGCGCCCGACTGGTGAAGAAGCTTTTATCGTCAGAAGCCTTTTGCTTCGACACCGAAACCACCGATATTGATGCCCACGAAGCCGAATTGGTAGGTGTGGCCTTTTCCACAAAGGCTGGCACAGGGCACTATGTTCCCATACCCGATAACCCAAAAGCCGCCAAAAGAATCCTGGAGGACTTCACTGAAGTATTTACCCATCCCAACATCACCAAAATAGCGCACAACCTCAAGTACGACCTCACCGTGCTGAAATGGTATGGGGTTGAGATTGAAGGCCCCGTGTTCGATACCATGCTGGCTCACTACCTGTTGGAGCCCGATATGCGCCACGGCATGGATATGCTTGCCGAAACCTATCTCAACTACCGACCTACCTCCATTGAAACACTAATCGGCAAAAAAGGCAAAAACCAAAAGAGCATGCGCGATGTGCCTGTGGAGCTGGTAAAGGATTACGCAGCTGAAGATGCCGACATTACCTTTAGACTCTACAAACTTTTTGCGCCTCAATTGGAGGAAACAGGTACATGGAAGCTTTTTAACAACATTGAAATGCCGCTGGTTAAAGTGCTTGGAGCCATGGAGGCGGCCGGTGTAGCCATTGATATCTCCCAGCTTAAGGTGTATTCTCAGGAACTTACCCGCGACATTGTGCAGTTTGAAAAACGAATCAAAGAGTTGGCCGGAACAGATTTCAACATTGCATCGCCCAAACAACTGGGAGAAATATTGTTTGACCACCTCAAACTGGTTGACAAACCCAAAAAGACCAAAACCGGGCAGTATGCCACATCGGAGCCTGTGCTCGAAACCCTGCGCGGAACGCATGAAATCATTGACCAGATTCTGGAGTACCGGCAAGTAGTGAAACTTAAGAACACCTATGTGGATACGCTCCCCGAACTGGTGAACCCGCGAACGGGGCGAATTCACACCACCTTTCATCAGGCCGTAGCTGCTACCGGGCGACTCAGTTCGCAGGGCCCCAACCTGCAAAACATTCCGGTGCGAACAGAGCGCGGACGAAAAGTGCGCCAAGCCTTTGTGGCCCGCGATAAAGAACACGTGCTTCTTGCCGCTGATTATTCTCAAATTGAACTCAGGGTTATTGCTTCCTTGAGTGGCGATAAGGCCATGATTGAAGCCTTCAGAAACGACGAGGATATCCACGCTGCCACTGCCGCTAAGGTTTTCGGAGTGCCGCTGAACGAAGTGACCAGAGAACAACGAAGCAATGCTAAAACGGTAAACTTTGGCATTATCTACGGCGTATCCGCATTTGGTTTAAGCCAGCAAAGCAGCTTGAGTCGCACCGAAGCGGCAGAGGTGATAGAGTCCTATTTCAAAACCTACCCGGGTATTAAAAAATACATGGACAACCGCATTGAGTTTGCCAGGGAACACGGCTATGTTGAAACCATCATGGGGCGGCGTCGCTATCTGCGGGATATTAACTCCAAAAACCCTGTGGTTCGAGGGCAGGCCGAACGAAACGCCATCAACACACCCATCCAGGGAAGCGCCGCCGATATCATTAAAAAAGCCATGATCGACATCTACAGGGAGTTCAGGGAAGAGAACTTCAAGTCGAAAATGGTGCTTCAGGTACACGACGAACTGGTGTTTGATGCGCAGAGAGATGAGCTTAACATCATCAAGCCCATCATCATTCAGAAAATGCAGGAAGCTGTAAAACTGGATGTTGAACTGAAAGTAGATATGGGCACGGGCAACAATTGGCTTGAAGCACATTGA
- the mscL gene encoding large-conductance mechanosensitive channel protein MscL: MLREFRDFIMRGNVLELAVAVIIAGAFGAVVASFTNDVIMPPIGLALGGVDFADLAITIQEGQLSADGSVSVEAVQIRYGAFIQKVIDFIIIAFIIFMLIRTYNKIKDRNKQAEEAAPAPPPGPTAEELLGEIRDLLKK; the protein is encoded by the coding sequence ATGTTAAGAGAATTCCGGGATTTCATCATGCGGGGCAACGTACTTGAGCTTGCCGTAGCCGTAATCATTGCCGGTGCCTTTGGCGCTGTAGTCGCATCTTTTACCAACGATGTAATCATGCCCCCTATCGGGTTGGCTCTGGGCGGGGTTGATTTTGCTGACCTGGCAATTACCATTCAGGAAGGCCAGTTATCCGCCGATGGATCGGTATCAGTTGAAGCCGTTCAGATTCGGTACGGCGCATTCATTCAGAAGGTTATTGATTTTATCATCATTGCCTTTATCATTTTCATGTTGATTCGCACGTACAACAAAATAAAAGACCGAAACAAGCAAGCCGAAGAGGCCGCTCCTGCGCCACCTCCGGGGCCTACTGCCGAAGAGCTGCTTGGCGAAATTCGCGATTTGCTGAAGAAATAA